Below is a window of Desulfovibrio desulfuricans DNA.
GCCGATGAATTTCTTGACGCGGCCAGGCAGGCATTAGAAACTCTGCCTGACAGGCCCGAGCGCGAGCTTATGCGCCAGATGGCCGACTACGTGCGCGACAGAAAAAAGTAAGCAGCCAAACCAAGAGGAATGCAAATCATGCTCTATAGGGTGGAAACCGGCCCCCGCGCCGGACTTGACGATACCCAGGGCCGCAAGACGGCCCAGCACCTGCGCAAGGCGCTGAACATTTCTGTTTCTGGCGTTCGCCAGATCAAGGTCTTTACGGCTGACGGGCTTGATGCCGCGCAGGTGGCCCGTCTGCTGAACGAAAGCATCTGGCACGACCCCATCCTTCAGGAAGCCTCCCTTGAGCCGCTGCCCCTGCTTGACCCTGCTGCAGACTGGTTTGTGGAAGTGGGCTTTCGCCCCGGCGTGACGGATAACGAGGCCCGCACCGCGCGCGACACTGCCGCCATGGTGCTGGACATCCCGCGCGACAGCCTGCGCGTGTATACCGCCGTGCAGTACCGCATCAGCAGCGACAAAGCCGCGCCCCTCACCCGCGAGCAGGTAGACATGCTGGCCCGCGACCTTTTGTGCAACACGCTCATCCAGCGCTACCGCATCAAGAGCCGTCAGGAATGGGACGCCCAGCCCGGCTTTGAAGCTCAGGCCGCCAGGGTTACGGGCGAAATCAACGAAACCGTTGACACCATCGCCCTTTCAGCCATGGACGATGAAGCCCTGACCAAGGCCAGCCGCGAAAATACCTGGGCGCTCAACCTCAAGGAAATGCACAGCATCCGCGCTCAGTTCACCGCGCAGGAAGAAGCCGACCGCCGCAAGGCCCTTGGCCTGCCCGCCGACCCCACGGATGTGGAAATGGAAGTGCTGGCCCAGACATGGTCCGAGCACTGCAAGCACAAGATTTTCGCCTCGCGCATCAATTATACCGATGCCGCCACGGGCCGCAGCGAAGTGGTGGACAACCTCTACAAGACCTGCATCCGCGACGCCACGGCCATGCTGCGCGAGCGCATGGGCGAAGACGACTACTGCAAGTCCGTTTTCAAGGACAACGCGGGCGTTATCGCCTTTATCAACGGCTACGATGCCTGCATCAAGGTTGAAACCCACAACAGCCCTTCGGCGCTCGACCCGTACGGCGGCGCGCTCACCGGCATTGTGGGCGTAAACCGCGACCCCATGGGCACCGGCATGGGCGCGGAACTGGTGTGCAATACGGACGTGTTCTGCTTTGCCTCGCCCTTCCACGATAAAAACCTGCCCCCGCGCCTGCTGCACCCCCGCCGCGTGCTGGAAGGCGTGCGCGAAGGCGTGGAGCACGGCGGCAACAAGTCGGGCATTCCCACGGTCAACGGTTCGCTGGTTTTTGACGAGCGCTATCTTGGCAAGCCGCTGGTATACTGCGGCACCGTGGGCATCATCCCCGCAGAGATTCATGGCCGCCCCGGCTGGTTCAAGCAGGCCGAGGAAGGCGACTACATTGTTATGACCGGCGGCCGCATCGGCAAGGACGGCATCCACGGCGCAACCTTCTCTTCTGAAGAGCTGCACGAAGGCTCGCCCGCCACTGCGGTGCAGATCGGCGACCCCATCACCCAGCGCAAGATGTACGACTTCATCATGCGCGCCCGCGATTTGGGCCTGTACCACGCCATCACCGACAACGGCGCTGGCGGCCTTTCCTCCTCAGTGGGCGAAATGGCCGAGGACACCGGCGGCTGTGTGCTGGATATCGCCAAAGCCCCGCTGAAATATGATGGCCTGCGCCCCTGGGAGATTCTGCTTTCTGAAGCGCAGGAACGCATGACCCTGGCCGTTTCGCCGGAAAAGCTCGACGAATTCATGGCCCTTGCCGCCCGCATGGATGTGGAAGCCACAGCCCTTGGCCGCTTCACCACCTCCGGCTTCTTTGAAGTGCGCTACCACGACCGCATCATTGCCTCCATGCCCATGGAATTCATGCACGACGGCGTGCCGCAGCTTGAGCTTGAAGCCGAATGGAAGGCTCCCGAAATCACCGATGTCACCGTGGACGTGGCCGAAGTTGAGCAGACCGCCTTTTTGCAGCGCATGCTCGGCACGCTCAATATCTGCTCCAAGGAATACATCATCCGCCAGTATGACCACGAGGTGCGTGGCGGCAGCGTGGTGAAGCCCCTCGTGGGCGTCAAGCGCGACGGCCCGGCAGACGCGGGCGTTATCCGCCCCCTGCTGGAATCGGACGCGGGCCTTGTGATCTCCCACGGCATCTGCCCCAAATTCAGCGATTACGACACCTACTG
It encodes the following:
- a CDS encoding AIR synthase-related protein; amino-acid sequence: MLYRVETGPRAGLDDTQGRKTAQHLRKALNISVSGVRQIKVFTADGLDAAQVARLLNESIWHDPILQEASLEPLPLLDPAADWFVEVGFRPGVTDNEARTARDTAAMVLDIPRDSLRVYTAVQYRISSDKAAPLTREQVDMLARDLLCNTLIQRYRIKSRQEWDAQPGFEAQAARVTGEINETVDTIALSAMDDEALTKASRENTWALNLKEMHSIRAQFTAQEEADRRKALGLPADPTDVEMEVLAQTWSEHCKHKIFASRINYTDAATGRSEVVDNLYKTCIRDATAMLRERMGEDDYCKSVFKDNAGVIAFINGYDACIKVETHNSPSALDPYGGALTGIVGVNRDPMGTGMGAELVCNTDVFCFASPFHDKNLPPRLLHPRRVLEGVREGVEHGGNKSGIPTVNGSLVFDERYLGKPLVYCGTVGIIPAEIHGRPGWFKQAEEGDYIVMTGGRIGKDGIHGATFSSEELHEGSPATAVQIGDPITQRKMYDFIMRARDLGLYHAITDNGAGGLSSSVGEMAEDTGGCVLDIAKAPLKYDGLRPWEILLSEAQERMTLAVSPEKLDEFMALAARMDVEATALGRFTTSGFFEVRYHDRIIASMPMEFMHDGVPQLELEAEWKAPEITDVTVDVAEVEQTAFLQRMLGTLNICSKEYIIRQYDHEVRGGSVVKPLVGVKRDGPADAGVIRPLLESDAGLVISHGICPKFSDYDTYWMMANAMDEAIRNAVAVGADPDALAGVDNFCWCDPVVSPSNPDGRYKLAQLVRACRALRQFSLAYGVPCISGKDSMKNDYTGGGERISIPPTVLFSILGVIRNVTAAQTSDFKQPGDAIYVLGGTWREMAGSEAATELGLKGGRVPHVDASNAMLRYRAVNALMGQRAISACHDCSDGGLAVAIAEMCIGGRLGAEINLDAVPALEAMNVTELLYSESASRLVVSVKPDLAMILDALGMWQPCTRIGTVTGNGQLTMKSGDSIIVNSSVEDLARAFKRTLDW